Proteins encoded together in one Benincasa hispida cultivar B227 chromosome 1, ASM972705v1, whole genome shotgun sequence window:
- the LOC120081158 gene encoding coatomer subunit beta'-2-like, whose translation MPLRLAIKRKLAQRSERVKSVDLHPTEPWILASLYSGTVCIWNYQSQTMVKSFEVTELPVRSAKFIARKQWVVAGADDMFIRVYNYNTMDKIKVFEAHTDYIRCVAVHPNLPYVLSSSDDMLIKLWDWDKGWVCTQIFEGHSHYVMQVTFNPKDTNTFASASLDRTIKIWNLGSPDPNFTLDAHQKGVNCVDYFTGGDKPYLITGSDDHTAKVWDYQTKSCVQTLEGHTHNVSAVCFHPDLPIIITGSEDGTVRIWHSTTYRLENTLNYGLERVWAIGYMKSSRRVVIGYDEGTIMVKLGREVPIASMDNSGKIIWAKHNEIQTVNIRSVGADFEVTDGERLPLAVKEMGTCDLYPQSLKHNPNGRFVVVCGDGEYIIYTALAWRNRSFGSALEFVWSADGEYAVRESTSKIKIFSKNFQEKRSIRPTFSAEHIYGGTLLAMCSNDFICFYDWAECRLIRRIDVNVKNLYWADSGDLVAIASDTSFYILKYNRDAVSSYLDSGRPVDEQGVEDAFELLHEVNERARTGLWVGDCFIYNNSSWRLNYCVGGEVTTMFHLDRPMYLLGYLASQSRVYLIDKEFNVVGYTLLLSLIEYKTLVMRGDYERANEVLPSIPKEHRNSVARFLEARGMIEEALEVATDLDYRFDLAIQLGRLEIAREIAVEVQSESKWKQLGELAMSIGKLDMAEECLKYAVDYSGLLLLYSSLGDAQGISQLATLAKEQGKNNVAFLCLFMLGRLEDCLQLLVESNRIPEAALMARSYLPSKVSEIVAIWRKDLNKVNPKAAESLADPEEYPNLFDDWQVALSVESRAAQDRGVFSPAEEYGNLADRPYTTLVEAFRSMQIEGHLENGDIDHEDTEQNGGEEQDKHIEEHNGDGSQEECEGIVVDADSTDGAVLVNGSEADEEWGTNTKSA comes from the exons ATG CCTCTCAGACTCGCAATCAAG aGGAAACTTGCTCAAAGGTCGGAAAGAGTAAAGTCTGTGGACTTGCACCCAACAGAGCCATG GATACTGGCAAGTCTGTATTCAGGAACCGTATGTATCTGGAACTACCAATCTCAG ACCATGGTTAAATCTTTTGAGGTCACTGAGTTACCAG TCAGGTCGGCTAAATTTATAGCACGGAAGCAGTGGGTTGTTGCTGGAGCTGATGACATGTTTATTCGTGTATACAATTACAACACAATGGACAAGATAAAAGTTTTTGAGGCTCACACAGACTACATCAGATGTGTGGCTGTTCATCCTAATCTTCCTTATGTACTGTCTTCATCTGACGATATGCTTATAAAGCTTTGGGATTGGGATAAGGGTTGGGTGTGTACTCAGATTTTTGAGGGGCATTCTCATTATGTGATGCAAGTAACATTTAATCCTAAAGACACCAACACCTTCGCTAGTGCATCCCTTGATCGGACAATAAAG ATTTGGAACCTTGGATCCCCCGATCCTAACTTTACATTAGATGCCCATCAGAAAGGAGTgaattgtgttgattatttcACAGGAGGTGACAAACCTTACCTCATTACTGGTTCTGACGATCACACTGCTAAG GTATGGGACTACCAAACGAAGAGTTGTGTCCAGACACTTGAAGGTCATACACACAATGTCTCTGCAGTCTGTTTTCATCCGGACCTTCCTATTATAATTACAGGTTCTGAAGATGGAACAGTTCGCATATGGCATTCAACAACGTATAG GCTTGAAAATACATTAAACTATGGCCTTGAACGAGTTTGGGCAATTGGATACATGAAGAGCTCACGCCG GGTTGTGATTGGTTATGATGAAGGAACCATTATGGTAAAACTTGGCCGGGAAGTACCTATTGCAAGTATGGACAACAGTGGAAAGATAATATGGGCTAAGCATAATGAAATTCAAACAGTAAACATCAGGAGTGTGGGAGCAGATTTTGAG GTTACTGATGGAGAGAGATTACCTTTAGCTGTTAAGGAGATGGGAACCTGTGATCTTTACCCTCAA AGCTTGAAGCACAATCCCAATGGGAGATTTGTTGTTGTCTGTGGAGATGGTGAGTATATTATATATACTGCTCTTGCATGGAGAAACAGGTCATTTGGTTCAGCTTTGGAGTTCGTTTGGTCGGCTGATGGAGAATATGCTGTGAGAGAAAGCACATCAAAGATCAAAATTTTCAGTAAAAATTTCCAG GAAAAGAGGAGTATCCGACCTACCTTTTCAGCCGAGCACATCTATGGAGGAACTCTATTAGCCATGTGTTCCAATGACTTTATTTGTTTCTATGATTGGGCAGAGTGCAGACTGATCCGCCGAATTGATGTAAATGTGAAG AACCTTTATTGGGCTGATAGTGGTGATTTGGTGGCAATAGCTAGTGATACATCATTTTATATCCTGAAGTACAAT CGTGATGCTGTCTCCTCCTATTTAGATAGTGGGAGGCCTGTTGATGAACAAGGGGTTGAAGATGCATTTGAACTCCTGCATGAAGTGAATGAACGTGCAAGGACTGGCCTTTGGGTTGGGGATTGCTTCATTTACAACAACTCTTCCTGGAGACTGAACTACTGTGTTGGTGGCGAG GTAACCACAATGTTTCATTTGGATCGACCCATGTATTTGCTTGGATATCTTGCCAGCCAAAGTCGGGTCTATTTGATAGACAAAGAGTTCAA TGTTGTTGGATACACATTGCTTCTTAGCTTGATTGAGTACAAGACCCTTGTAATGCGTGGGGACTATGAGAGAGCCAATGAAGTCTTACCTTCAATTCCCAAGGAGCATCGTAACAG TGTGGCTCGTTTCTTGGAAGCACGAGGTATGATAGAGGAAGCTCTGGAAGTAGCTACTGATCTGGATTATAGATTTGATCTTGCGATACAGCTTGGTAGATTAGAGATTGCAAGG GAAATTGCGGTAGAAGTACAGAGTGAATCCAAGTGGAAGCAGCTTGGTGAATTGGCCATGTCCATCGGAAAG TTAGACATGGCTGAGGAATGTTTGAAGTATGCTGTAGATTATAGTGGTTTGTTATTGCTGTACTCTTCCCTAGGAGACGCTCAAGGGATTTCACAACTTGCAACCCTTGCCAAGGAGCAAGGAAAGAATAACGTTGCGTTCCTTTGTTTATTTATGTTGGGTAGATTGGAAGACTGCCTTCAGTTGTTAGTAGAAAg TAATCGGATTCCTGAAGCTGCTTTGATGGCTCGATCTTATCTTCCAAGCAAGGTATCAGAGATCGTTGCGATTTGGAGGAAAGACCTGAATAAG GTTAACCCAAAAGCTGCCGAGTCATTGGCTGATCCTGAGGAGTATCCTAATTTGTTTGATGACTGGCAAGTTGCACTTTCTGTTGAATCTAGAGCTGCACAGGACAG GGGAGTTTTTAGCCCTGCAGAGGAGTATGGTAATCTTGCTGATAGGCCATACACAACACTTGTGGAGGCCTTTAGGAGTATGCAAATAGAAGGGCATCTTGAAAATGGAGACATCGATCATGAG GACACCGAACAGAATGGAGGAGAAGAGCAAGACAAGCATATAGAAGAACACAATGGAGATGGGAGCCAAGAGGAGTGCGAGGGTATTGTGGTTGATGCTGATTCAACGGATGGTGCAGTTCTCGTTAATGGTAGTGAGGCTGATGAAGAGTGGGGTACGAATACCAAATCAGCCTAA